The DNA sequence AGAATGGTAATGTGAAATATTACCTTGTTTGTTTGGAGGGTTTAGCCTTGGAATGTTATTCCCCTAGTAATATAACTACCCTTAAAGAGGGTAATGTTCATACCTTAAAAAAGGGTAGGATTGAATTATTACCTTCCAtcatattaatttgaataatatttttgaattaataaataaatttaaataccaataatattatcagttattataaataaaatattatgatatataaatttagtTTGTGAGATCAGTTTTTTTTAACTgagttattttatattattagcaataacatatatatatttattatacaaaGATTTTATGCGGATGGTGTACATAAATAACAtattgaacaaaaaaaaaataacatagtgataaaatatatagaaatgatcattttaattaataaaaaatacaataaaatttaatgtttattaattaataaatatatttctttaataaataattatttttatttttatatgtaattaacattaaatagatataataaaaaatatttttattttaatttttcaaaataatatatataagattcATGTACTCAACCAAACAGTGTAATTTAATTAACAGTAATATGATTACATATTACCCTACACAGCCAAACACAGTTTACACATTTCCCtataatcatattctccttcataatattctctataatcaaattattttgaacaccTCATACCAAACGCCCCCTCACTCATGCAAGCAGGACTTTTTTCTTGAAAACCATGCAAGCAGGACTTTAATTAATATagatatcatatataatttaaaattatgcaTAGCATAtacaattttagtatttttttttaaaaaaaaacaaaaaagaaaaaatttatttatgtttgtctttttgttacgtatatttttagttatatattatataattttctttataatattattcaataaacgtcattattttgtattaaaaaatatctaatttaagtgctatttataaaaaaaaaatatattcaaaatttactgttaattataattttaatttaatcgtaatactttttattttataatatttttaattttaaatatgcaTAATGAGTCTAACTTTGATTTGAATTGTAATGTTATAAAAAGAACAACACTTTCTCTTATATAtccatatttaatataatatagatataaatatatttttttaattctattataatattatattaagacttatttaattatcttctaaaaatattaaataaagagagaaaattaaataattatattttgatgttatatatttatcaacaaaaattataaatacattaTTGTTAATgagataaaatatttaaatgaattaaaatataatgtTTAAACGAGaattcactacaagaaatgtcacttttgccagcacatttttgtgttggcaaaagtttgttggtattgcgctggtaaaatgGAATTTACTtctgatgtgttggcaaaaggggtTAACAAATCAACGTTGGTATTAAAACTTTTgccaacataaaataaaaaatgctggcaaaaatgacttttcccAGAGTGTAAATGCGCTgataaaagttagattttagctaCTGCAAATGTGCTCTGGTAAAATTTTGACCTTTTTGCCaatgctggtaaaagttacttttactaGCACAGTAGCAAACTGTACTGATAAAAGTGACATTAGAGAAAGAAATAGAGAAGCTATGTACAGTGAAGTAAAATTTTgaggtaaaataaataaatttgtgtTTTGATGAGCCACATTAAATGTTGGAATAAAACAGCGGTTGGGAATGCTAGTTATACATAAATCAAACTTAGACTATGTTCGTGGTGTATATTTTGGATTAAATTTGACCCAAAATATACCATAAAACtatatttagtttatattttgtatttgtgcTCTAATGCACAGAGTACAAATTAGCTATAAAAGTTAATATTACCATTAGTGCTcattcaaaatatacaaaataattaattttatttatattactttaatatcttataaatattaataagtggtaaaaatataattaaaaaagatagTATTTATTGTGGGCTAAAATTTGGCCCATGctattttttgtattaaatttGACACACATTTTACTTCACTATTAGAGTTAAATTTTagcaaaatattaaaaaaaataataataacaatatatcACATTTATAGCTCTTTATTGAAGATACTCTTTTCCTTatcatcattaaaaaaaattcaagcttagtccatttttttttatcaagaaggAAGAAACTTCATTAATCAACTCAACACAATACAGCCAAATGAACTACTCTAATTCTGTTAATGGTATAgtgaacaaaattaaaaatgatgTGAAAAATAGGTTATACTTGATAAAAGATAGAAAAGGGACAAGAGTGGAGGAAAGCTTACTCCAAagattaatatgtaattattagtTGATTCGATTCCTCCAAAAATGATAAATCGTGGCTGTGTAGTACGAGACCGAAGCTTTTGGACAGAATAATAGTGATTGTTAGTAAAATATATGTAGtccaattttttattaaatataaaatatagcatttgaaaataattagtaaaatctgaccaaaacaaataatcacaaaatTTAATCATCCTAAAGAGAAAGAGTACAAAAAGTGGAGTTACACGGCtgacttttttttctttgacaAATTTACGTTTGTTATAGAAATTGACATATAGTTACATGGCTTTATCATGTTTTAAATGCGATAGGATGAAAAAAATATGTATCATCATCATTCAtacattaattttattttttataaggaAAAATAAATTAGAATTCGTTACGAGAGTGTACTTATTTCCAAGGAATAATAATGTCTAGATCTTATTTACACCTCATGCTGTTCTGTTCTCCAGAAATAatataagaaagaaaataaatgtCAAGTTACTGAAAACTCCTCTGTCACCCATAGTCCACGCGGCATTtctgagaaaaaataaaataaataaagaatcaCAATAATGTTGAATagtttttttgtgaaataaaaaacgTGATAACAAAGTGCCTATATatagtttttgttttttaaaaatgggAGCATAAATTATTGAATTAGCTAGTAGTCATATTATGCACAACCTATTTCATGAAacgtataaaataattaaaaaatttgtaatacaATGAATTTGAATGAGTACGTAACCGTCCCCCAACACTATTCAATACccatttattaaatttatacgaaaaatattataacaggtagacataaataggaaactttaatgactaaaataataaatattatatttttgaaatccAGTCGGGGGTTGCATACTTACCAAATATGTAtaatatttgaaatttgaatttctcgatattaaataataattaccatttttctgcaaaaaaataataaatgaagaaaAATAACTTTGAGGTTGTTGTTTTTAATCATTATCTATATCTATTTTCAGTGTTTTcagtacataaataaattataattttgttttttttttcttcataatgatgttaatataattacgaatgtttaatttttcacaaaTTCTTAGAAAATTTTAGATAGCTTAATAGTGAACTTAGTATCCAAATAACTAATTGTACATgcatttattttgatattaatcATTATTTTAGCATTCtgaatcattaaaaaaaattaaaaatattgttagaaattatttatttatattattatataccaTCATacaaaaatagaattataaatagattaattagtaattttttttttcgaattttgaCATATAGCAAATCATGCttcttgaacttttttggtcattaaaaattccctgaactattaagattgttagatttaaggacttttgtctaattttatttaattttactatttcagtaatTGTTTATGTCCATActtcccagactttgatatctaccaaatcatgcccctcaaatttttatatgtactaaatcatgtcccctaaactttcatctatgttagaatttttttactaaaattagataaaagtccttaaatctaacaatcttaatagtataggggaaatttttaacgccaaaaaagttcagaggCCATAATTTATTACTACTTAGCGTTATAAATATATCAAAAGTACCTCTATGTAGTGATTATAAACAAAtgtctactttttttttttgaaatatttttttttaacatctttatatataaatatataaaactaaaaatataagttCTAGAATAGTTATTCGATTACGCCGCTATAGTCGATGGATACGATTCTCcgtacaattaattaaattatatgttcaaactTTAAAGtaaactcttttttttctttttgagtctAATGTTCAAACTATACCTTGTTTAATTGGAAGAAGGTAGAATGTTCAaactatactcttttttttgAGTTGTTCAAACTGTcatattaattaagaaagaattattaattttgaagacatgcaTCGCAATTGGTCATGGATACATAAGAAAATCTGCTAATAGTAATTAATAGTAATTATCCAATAAATTAAACTGAATTTTTTGATTGAAGATGACAATTAGGgagaataatattaataagatggtttatttatatttagttaCTATTTTCACtcgatttaaaaataataatagatagTAAATATATTTTAGAGATAAATCCTTCTACGGTGAAAAATGCGTAAAACAGAGTATGCGACAGTACTACTAAACCAAATTTTGCAAACTCTTTATTCAAGTAGTATAgtcaaaaatatttgaaaagtttGGGGAACATTCTTATATTAGAAAAATCTCTCCCAACAATTAATTATAAGAAAAAACATTCCTGTAATATTAGAATGTCATTAATTAACTACtacattaatatttaatatcattttGTTTCTCGAAAACAAttccaattttattttattttcaataaaacaattaaaaagtTCATTTTCGAAAAAATCAAGACAAGGATATTGTAATTGTAATActataagaaaaagaaaggggCAATGTTGTCTTCAAGAGATTAAAAGACTCAAAATTACtatctttgaaaaaaaaaaataaaggaaaaaaccTCACTCGTTGACCCCCTTAGAATTCCAATGGCGGCCCCTACGCCGTTGGCCTTGGTTAACTCTCTCTCTCCTACCTTTCTCTCTCTTCGTGGTATTAAAAAGCCGAGACACTTAGAAGAAGTAACAAACATAAACAAAGCagataagaagaaaagagaaaaaaaaaaaaaaccaaaaacaaaacaaaggcTGCTCTGCCGAAGAAGTAGCTAAATATAGAGAAGTAGCCACCAACACTCTTTATTATaagtatgtatacatatatgtgtatgtgtatatgtTCTTCTTCTGGGTTTTGAAGATCACAGAGAAGAAGAGCCAAAATTTGCTATCAATCTAGCTCTTGTTTCCGCACTAGTTTTGGTTGTTTGATTTCTCCTCTTTTCTGAAGTTTTTCATTCttgtttttgaaaaagaaaaaaaaatgggacCAGAAGTGTTGATCTCTTGGGTGAAGCTTCTGTCCGTATTCTTCATAGTGAGTGTTTTTGGGCTGAACATGGTAGTGTTGCTTTGGTGGAGACCAAGGAGAATCGAAGACCATTTCTCAAAGCAAGGGATCAGAGGACCCCCATATCGTTTCTTCATTGGGAATGTTAAAGAGTTAGTGTCTATGATGCTTACGGCTTCCTCTCAGCCCATGCCTAATTTCTCCCACAACATACTCCCAAGAGTCCTTTCTTTCTACCATCACTGGAAGAAAATCTATGGTACATCTTCACTACCCTCTTCCTCTCCctctctccttcttcttcttcttctcaatctctctctctctttttaagTTTTAACATCTGGGTTTTGACGAATTTTGGCTACGGTTGAATGGGTTGATTCTATTTCTTCACTTGATTGTTTCTTTTTTAGTGTTACATTAGTGTTGTTTCAAAATGGTCTTGTAAAATGAGTTTGCCTTAATGTGGTCTTTTAATATGGTTTTGTGAAAGACCGTTTTGCTCGATAACAATGATTAAGCTTATTAAGTCTTTTATTTTACCTTTCTGGGTGGTAATACTTCTATTATGATTGTCTCTTGGCGCCCTTTGCCTTGTTTTAtgatgatcatcatcatcatgaagattttttttttttttgcttttcgaAAGGTTTTTGAGTTTTGGGTACTTCTTTTTAAGACTTTTTCTcaggcttttcttttcttttctttttttattttttttatttttttttattttcgtttcTGAGCTTTTTGATGCTTGATGTTCAAGTTCAGATTTTGGACTGTTTCACACCTGTATCGTTTCTTTTCcttatttttctctcttcattTTCCTTCTCATCCCTTCTCTTccggcaaaaaaaaaaaagtctgcaataaataataatattaatatttttgtggTATATGTCTTGTTTGAAGATTCTCCATAGGgactttatttcttttattttcaatatcaATTCATCtatagaaattttaattttgaacctTTAGTCCCGACAGAGATAacaataaaaactttattatatatatatagtaatttctaaattaaatagcTATAGAGCTAGCTAGCCTCatctacttttatttatttttttcatgtcgtttttcttttgtttcttcCGTTGCTTAAAATATTCATATTGCTTAGTAATGCTtaccaattataaaaaaaatagaagcatTAATAGTTGGGACTTGTCTTCTTCCtattttcttttgttattttccaactATTTCTTTTGTGTAGGGTCAAACACTATCCAATGTTcattttgatgaaaataatgATCGGCATATTTTTGCATCCTCATAATTCTCAATTATTTTCACTTCCTCCTTCACAAActtgatatatataatatatgtatacttACCACTCGAAGCAGTGTAATATATTTAGAGAGATTTTATAAACTTGTATAACTGTGtaataatatcaaaacaaaaCGCATTTATTGTTCTATTCTGTTCttttcttattaattaattctctgattaatttttatgttacatagtcacatttatttattttgtttcctCAACTTATTTATCAACTTGCATTTATTTCACACTTGCATTAATTACTGAaaacttaaaaaagaaaaattcttcTTTCTGTCGTAACGTTCTTGATCATCAAAAAAATCTCGTGGGTGGCAGGTGGAACATTCATAGTCTGGTTCGGAGCCACGGGTCGGCTAACCGTATCCGACCCGGATTTGATCCGTGAAATTTTCACATCCAAGTCTGAATACTACGAGAAAAATGAAGCTCACCCGCTTATTAAGCAGCTCGAAGGCGATGGCCTCTTAAGCCTCAAAGGCGAAAAATGGGCTCACCATCGGAAAATCATCGCTCCTACTTTTCACATGGAGAATCTTAAGGTAACCACACAACGCAAATACATTTCCGTATTtagtagaaaaaaataaaaaaaaatctaactatGCTTACAAATTTACAGTCGATGATACCTGTGATGGCATCAACTGTGGTTGAAATGCTGGAGGAATGGCGGCCCAAAATGTCCGATACCGGCGAGATCGAAATCGATGTTTCAAACTGGTTCCAAACCCTAACCGAGGATGTAATAACCAGAACCGCTTTTGGAAGTAGCTACGAAGAAGGAAAAGCCATTTTTAAGCTCCAAGCTAAACAAATGCTTCTCGCCTCCGATGCTTTCCAGAAAGTTTTCATCCCCGGTTACAGGTGTGTGTACCAACTAtgcttacatatatataaatatacgtACACGCGgcagaataattaattaaccgCCATTTTTATATTCAAAATTTCGTTATCTCTTATTGTTACAGATTTTTACCAACTCAGAGGAACATAAATTCATGGAGACTGAATAAAGTGATAAGGAAGTCATTAATGAAGTTGATTGATCAGAGGAGAGGGACGAAGATATTGAATGATGATTCGAAGAAGATTGAAAAAATTAGTTGCTATAGTAGTAATAGTAGTAGCAGTTGTGGTCCTAAGGATTTGCTGGGGCTGATGATTCAGGCGTCCGATACGCCGTCGTTTAAGAGCGCTATAACGCCACAGGACATAGTGGAGGAGTGTAAGAGTTTCTTCTTTGCGGGGAAACAGACCACATCTAACCTGCTGACGTGGACGACGGTTCTGCTAGCGATGCACCCACAATGGCAGGTACGGGCACGTGACGAGGTGCTTAAGGTGTGTGGAGCACGTGACATACCCACTAAGGATGATGTTGTCAAGCTCAAGACGGTAAGGAGAGCtgtcttttttcttttatttattttatttttgtcataaaTAGGACAAAAAATTATGGTTTTGTCTCGTAGCGCAATTTTATTTTCCCTGAGAAAAACCAAACTGCCACCTTTTGCTTTATTATGTTGTTACTGATAGAAACTGCAGTGGTACTTTTGTTATTATTCTAAGTTATAAGGATATTTCAGTCAATTGATGTTAATTGGGCTACGATTTGATGTGCAGCTGAGCATGATCATAAATGAATCACTTCGCTTATACCCGCCGACGGTGGCAACAATCAGACGTGCCAAAACTGACGTGGACCTAGGTGGTTACAAAATCCCACGTGGCACGGAGCTCTTGATTCCAATCTTAGCCGTTCATCATGATCTGGCCACGTGGGGTAACGACGCGAATGAGTTTAACCCGGCTCGATTCTCAGACGGCGTGGCTCGAGCTGCCAAACACCCATTGGCATTTATACCCTTCGGCCTTGGGGTCCGAACCTGTATCGGCCAAAACCTCGCCGTTCTCCACGCCAAGCTAGCGCTGGCGATCATACTTCAACGATTCAGATTTAAGCTCTCCCCGAGCTACCAACACGCGCCGACGGTGCTGATTCTTCTTCATCCCCAGCACGGCGCGCCGATCATATTCCAGCGCTTGGAAGAGGAAGAGGGAAATGTAGTGGACCCCGCACGTCTTAAAGAGTGAGGAGTGATTTAATGAGGGGATGACCCAGTTCGCTAACGGCACATTATCCTCTTTTGTGCAAGCCTATTTTGAGCTATATAAttctttgaaaaagaaaaagaaaaaaaaaatgtagcaGCCATTAGTGAGTGGTGACTCTAGATGATTTTCAATTTGTGTTAGAAGAATGAATAGGTGATTTGGTAAATTGTCCCTTTGTTTCTAAGCAGATCGACCCAAACACGTCCTTGGTTTTTACCCGAAGGACACTAACCTTGGACATGTAGTGAAATTAAACCCGTGGTTTGGTTTAAGCTTTAGATTTGCCTCAGAGTGATGAGAgtgtttctttttttatttttcctttttttctttctaggaAATTAAAGAAACGGCTAACAACTAGGTAGctgatcaatttttttttttattattatattttaaatttctctGATGTGAATGTAATGTATAGTCTGGCTCATGAGTTCCTACACAGTTCTGTAAAATTTCACAAATCAATGTTGTTGCTGATCATTTCTCTGACTACTCTTTTCTCTCTCACTACTATGATTGGTTGAAGAATGTGGTTAAATTACAACCCAATCATATGTCCCATTATAGGGCACTGACCATTTTTGGACGATCATAACTTCTTTGATTTATGTATCTTTTGTAATTATTTGTATCACctcgccaaaaaaaaaaataa is a window from the Cannabis sativa cultivar Pink pepper isolate KNU-18-1 chromosome 1, ASM2916894v1, whole genome shotgun sequence genome containing:
- the LOC115704553 gene encoding cytochrome P450 734A1, giving the protein MGPEVLISWVKLLSVFFIVSVFGLNMVVLLWWRPRRIEDHFSKQGIRGPPYRFFIGNVKELVSMMLTASSQPMPNFSHNILPRVLSFYHHWKKIYGGTFIVWFGATGRLTVSDPDLIREIFTSKSEYYEKNEAHPLIKQLEGDGLLSLKGEKWAHHRKIIAPTFHMENLKSMIPVMASTVVEMLEEWRPKMSDTGEIEIDVSNWFQTLTEDVITRTAFGSSYEEGKAIFKLQAKQMLLASDAFQKVFIPGYRFLPTQRNINSWRLNKVIRKSLMKLIDQRRGTKILNDDSKKIEKISCYSSNSSSSCGPKDLLGLMIQASDTPSFKSAITPQDIVEECKSFFFAGKQTTSNLLTWTTVLLAMHPQWQVRARDEVLKVCGARDIPTKDDVVKLKTLSMIINESLRLYPPTVATIRRAKTDVDLGGYKIPRGTELLIPILAVHHDLATWGNDANEFNPARFSDGVARAAKHPLAFIPFGLGVRTCIGQNLAVLHAKLALAIILQRFRFKLSPSYQHAPTVLILLHPQHGAPIIFQRLEEEEGNVVDPARLKE